A window of Phragmites australis chromosome 2, lpPhrAust1.1, whole genome shotgun sequence genomic DNA:
AGATGAatattgctaggctggtggatcccCAATCGATtgtctgtggaagatgggagcttcattGTGTTTTTctagtgtgttttagttaaagactttgaggtctttatgttttgtttaagttaagcgttgtaataatgatattGTGTGTGATACACAGATGAAGTcgatgcatgtatgaaacttgatcctggcatacatgtagtttacatctggttttatccctttataaaaccgggtgtgacacgttgtgatattattgaggatgaagaggctgtaatgtcatgcttttatggagggttaaggcatgaaattcaggacatagttgattacaaagaatacaatagtattcctagattgttccaacttgcgtgtttggaaGAAAAGGAATTGCAGGGACAACAACAGAGGcaaaggagcaattttggaagcacgactacttcaaaattaacaccgagacaagtcaaaatagccccacgttcagtTACACGGtttgctgcccccttctcgagtagggtgcattcagcagtaccttcaacACTGTCAaacgctcccgaggtaagcaaatccataagtgtgtagggtccagccaagagctcttcttcggttgcttctacggGCCGATcaaccgggattgtatgccaccaatGGAAGGGAATGGGCTACATCAtggaggattgcccaagtcagtgagcgtacattgtaacagaagacggtagatatgtaagtgctagtgatgctGAGGATGAATATGATCTTaaagctaaccatgcaggtgacgaggatggacgtgagatggatatcgatcatgaggaagtgttcgatgccactgccacggaggattatcggatcctcattgtgcagcgagtgttaagcaatcaaatagagcaagcggaacagctacaacgccacaatttatttcagatgttcctcatagtcaacgATTATTGTATtcgagttattattgatggagaaagctgcaacaacttggtaagttcagatatgatcaagaaggttgccttgccgacaagaaaccatcctcacccttataaTATTCAAttgttcaacaacagtggtaaggtgaaggtaatacaAATAACtatggtgtatttttctattggttcataccatgattgtgctgatttcgatgtagttcctatgaaaacatgctctcttttgctaggacgaccatgtgagtttgatactgatgcaataCATcgtggtagaagtaataagtacacccttatgcataaaggaaagaaaataacttttctacctttaacccctgctgaaattgtgaaatatgaacaagagatagctaaaaataaaagaaaagagcttgagaataaatctgaaaattaacaagtagcggaaaaagtttttccacccaaaaaggagaaagcaacaacaacttctaagtccgatgaaattagactgaaagggtgtattatgcttgctactaaatctgaccttactgaaatttatgctaatgagcagtcatgctatgctttgatatgcaaagaggccttagtttcactagagaatatatcgtgctaacaagctatgcattccagctagctccgtttgTCTTTCGTTGTTGATAgcatattttggagcaaagaagactgaagatgtgctggccactcatttcttttggccaaagatgagacatgatTCGAGCGCTATGTGTCAcattgcactacttgcaataaagctaagtctcattTAATTCCACATAGtttttacatgcctcttcctgttcctagtgcaccttaggaagatattttcatggattttattttaggattgcctagaacaaagagggggagtgatagcatatttgtaattgtggatcatttttctaaaatgacacattttataccttgctataagagcgatgatactacaaacatagctaattttagggaaatcgttcgactacatggagcgcctaatactatcatctcggatcatgacacaaagtttttgagtcacttttagagatcactttggaataaattagggacGAAACtgttattttctactacgtgtcatcccaaAATCGATAGTCAAATAGAGGTTATCAACCGTACATTATTGATCATGGtacgggcagttctaaagaagaatttgaggatttaggaagagtgtttaccatatattgaattttcttacgataggtcggtacactctacCATCAAGGTAAATCCGTTCCAGGTAGTATATGGATTTAATCCtttgctcctattgatttactacatttgcctacttttgaaagacttaatttagatgctaagaaacgtgctgaatttatttttaagttGTATGAAatcactaaaaagaatatagagagtatgactgaaaagtataggatttctaaaagtaaaggtaggaagaaaataaaatttgaaccactaaaaagaatatagagagcataactgaaaagtataggattgctggaagtataGGTGCTGATTTAGTTtagacaattagaccaccagatgAACTTGTTTCTCGCTGTTTATGCTTCCTTGGATTAATTCGTACTAAAtccttgtaatattttattgcttaggaacgtgggagaagtaccacaaccttatccggacttcacccctcgaaggctaagtctatTCAGACTCGAGGCTAATCTCTAATCGTGGTCGTGATCGAAGTCGTGATCGTagtcgagtcgcaggacaacacatcagtaaaacgggcataactctctcatacgaagtccattttagtcaatcttggacattctgtaAAGATTACGACGAGTCATTTCCAATgaatatgagcttgaccaaatattccttataatttagtcaAAGACAAataaataaggtgttgtgccacTGTTTTAgatctagttgggtcttgtaatcatgtcgggatCGGAGTCCAGATTGTGTAAGCCTTTTTCTACAGCTGCACAACCTTAtatcgacctcctcatgtccccctatatatacacagtagctatcatagtttaggtttgggttttatttagattattctgttttatacagtttcaacacttgttcggtttgtagaacccaactcgagcacttcattggtaattagtaatattcagattgcatctacctgttcttacttatGTTCTCGATTTATTTGCAGGAAAAGACTTCTTAGTGagatcaaccgcgtcttggcacgacGATAATcacaaagtagtggtgtagtggttgcgaaggTTCTCGACCTGTCTTGGTCAGAACTTTTTATCATCAACGTTAAAACTCTACCAATCAAcctatcatattacctttgaaaGATCGAGTAATCGCGCATCAGAAACTGAAATCAATACGAACAATTTCACACGCATTCCTTGCATTCAGTGCAAGCAATCCGGTTGAATTTCATCTGCACACTGGAAGTACTTGCCAAATCTACAATCTTACTGAGTTTATTGTATCATGCCCTCACCCATTGCATTGAAATGCATTGAAGAAACATGGTAGCTATCACCTAAACAAGATCACCCCCAAAATAGATTACATGAACAGAAGACAGTTGAAGTCCCTGAGAACCCGTAGTTGACTAACGACGTAGCTAATCCTGTATATGAATATTCACATTGCCTGAACACTAACTCTACTATCAGGTTTCCTTTATGTTTTTATGTATCTTATTTACGCTGTTCGTATTTTTGTACATTTTCTTGTGTGTGTATACTTGACAGACTTGAGAAGTTGAGATGAGACAGTAATGAACGGTTCCCGGTGATGTAAAAAGGCTGGTCGTGCTCTGCCTTCGCTAAGGGCGGACGAGGAGGCGTTCGGTGGGGGTGAGCGAGTGGCGGAAGTGGCAGCGGTGACCGTAGGGGCAGAGCTCGCCGGCGAGAACCATGCGGCAGACCTGGGTCTTGTAGCGCGGGTGGCGGATGACGGGGCGGAGCTCGGCGACGCCGTGCGCGAATTGGCACTGGTCGCCGTAGGGGCACGCCCCCGTCTCCTCCCACTTGTTGCACAGCTCCGTCTTGAACATACCCTGGTTGCACACCTCCAGCTCCATGCCGCCACCGGACGCGCTTTGCTCCTTCGGCTCTTCACCTTTCCTGCCGCCGTCCGAGCCTGCGTACACGCGCTGCTGCTTCAAGGTGCATGCAACAATGTCAGATGCCAAGCGGAGGTGTCAGGTGTGGACGTGTGGAGTTCGCGAGGCGGGAACTGGGACTCACCGAGCTGGGGTTGGTCGCGTTCGATGCGCGAGACCTGCGGTTGTGCCCCGCCGTTGTGGCAGGGGCTTGGGCGGGGTGGTTCATCTTGAGGTACTCATTGGAGCGGACGGAGATGCTCTTTGGTAGCACGGCGAGCTTCTCGGGCGCGCGTTCCTTGTCAGTCGCGACGACCTTCTGCTCACCGAGACGGAGCCGGCGGATCTCGTCGGCGATGGCTACAGCCGCGGCCTGCTTGCCAATGCCGCTGAGCAGCGCGAGGCGGTTCGTGAGGTCGCTGTTGGCGACGCGGAGCTCGGCGTTCTCGCGGCGGAGGGCTGCCTCCTCGTCAACGGCCTCGGCGAGGTGGGCAAGGCAGAGCTCGTAGCGGTCAGCCACCTCCTGGTACTTCAGCGCGAGGCGCGCGAGCTGGAGCCGGTGGCCGGTGGCGTCGGCAGCCGCAGCGTCATCACCGTCGTCGACGAGGGAcgcggaggaggacggcgagaGCGAGACGGAGGTGGCTTGAGGCGACGGCGAGGAGAAACCGCAGCTTGGGCTGAAGGGGGAGGAGCAGCGGAACAGGGCGTCGtctccgccgccggcgaggtTGAGGTAGCGCTGCGAGGAGAGCCGCTGGTCCCCGAAGGCGAACAGCTTGAGCTCCAATGCGGAGCGGAGGCGGTCGGCACTGGCCGGAGAGAGGAGCGCTTCCTGCATGGCTGTGGCTTCCTCCGCAAACAACCAGCCTCTGCGAAGAAACGGATGAAAATGTGGCAGCTTCAGTAGCGTCCTTGATCAAAGCAATATTACGACCAGAATCGATTGAaaaaacgagaaaaaaaaagccaCAAAAATCGGCAAACTGCCAAATGGATAATTCGAATTTTGACATAATCACCACGGACCTTCGTTGAACTCAAAACCAAACATAAGACGGCACCAAAAATGATAGAACGTTCAGGAATTCGCACGTGATGCCATCTCATTCCACCTCTGAAACCACTCCAAAGGCACCCAAATCGATCAACATTGCAACCGAACGGGTGAGTTTGAGCAAAGCCCGGTACCCAATCAGGCACCAAAGTGCAACCAAAAAACCATTTAATTTGAGCCGGACCACAACAATCGTACCTCTTGGACGAACCGATCGAAGCAGAGGTTTAGAGGTTTGTAGGAGAGGACGATCGTGGAGGTTGGTTGGTGCGTGGAGCGCCTGGTGTCGTGTTTATACAGCCGAGGACCATGCCATTAGCAGGGGAGACCGTGGGGCCCCGGGCCCGTGCGTCTGCGAGAGCGGGACGGCACCACGGGAATGAGCCGTCCGGAGCACGGTCGGGACGTCGGGTTCGTTCTCCTTTCGTGCTGAAAGATCTTTTCTCTTAATATGAGATATGTTTTTTAATATGAGAtatgttttttctctctcttatatACGACAGTCGTTAGAGAGATCAGTAGAAAGATA
This region includes:
- the LOC133908369 gene encoding zinc finger CCCH domain-containing protein 9-like isoform X1; the protein is MQEALLSPASADRLRSALELKLFAFGDQRLSSQRYLNLAGGGDDALFRCSSPFSPSCGFSSPSPQATSVSLSPSSSASLVDDGDDAAAADATGHRLQLARLALKYQEVADRYELCLAHLAEAVDEEAALRRENAELRVANSDLTNRLALLSGIGKQAAAVAIADEIRRLRLGEQKVVATDKERAPEKLAVLPKSISVRSNEYLKMNHPAQAPATTAGHNRRSRASNATNPSSQQRVYAGSDGGRKGEEPKEQSASGGGMELEVCNQGMFKTELCNKWEETGACPYGDQCQFAHGVAELRPVIRHPRYKTQVCRMVLAGELCPYGHRCHFRHSLTPTERLLVRP
- the LOC133908369 gene encoding zinc finger CCCH domain-containing protein 9-like isoform X2, producing MQEALLSPASADRLRSALELKLFAFGDQRLSSQRYLNLAGGGDDALFRCSSPFSPSCGFSSPSPQATSVSLSPSSSASLVDDGDDAAAADATGHRLQLARLALKYQEVADRYELCLAHLAEAVDEEAALRRENAELRVANSDLTNRLALLSGIGKQAAAVAIADEIRRLRLGEQKVVATDKERAPEKLAVLPKSISVRSNEYLKMNHPAQAPATTAGHNRRSRASNATNPSSQRVYAGSDGGRKGEEPKEQSASGGGMELEVCNQGMFKTELCNKWEETGACPYGDQCQFAHGVAELRPVIRHPRYKTQVCRMVLAGELCPYGHRCHFRHSLTPTERLLVRP